The following DNA comes from Streptomyces sp. NBC_01197.
CGGTTGCGTCGCGCGTCGGCGCGCAGCGGGCGTGATGCCGGCAAGAGAACCCCCATAAGGTGAGTCTGGTTCCGTTTACGTGTACCGTTTCCGGAGTCAGGTTCATCTTACGGAGGGGATTCCCCATGCCGAACACCGACGAGGGCCTGGACGGCCTGCGAGTGCTGGTCACCGGCGGCAGCCGGGGCTTGGGCGCGGCGACCGTGCGCCGCTTTGTCGCCGCAGGCGCAACCGTGCTGACGGCCTCCCGCAGCCGACCCGAGGAGGGCGGGGGCGCCACCTTCGTGCCGGCGGACCTCTCGACGCAGCAGGGCGTGGCCGAGCTCGGCCGCCGGGTCGTCGAACAGGTGGGCGGAGTGGACGTGCTTGTGAACAACGCAGGCGCGGCCAGCGCCCCGGCGCCGACCCTGAGCCGGTCCGACGCATCCTGGCAGGCGGACCTGGAGATGAACCTCCTCAGCGCGGTACGCCTAGACCGGGCCCTGGTGCCGGGAATGGTCGAGCGGGGCTCCGGCGTCGTCGTGCACGTCTCCTCGATCGCGAGCCAACTTCCCCAGCGCACCGAGGCGTCCTACGCCGCCGCCAAGGCCGCGCTCAACACCTACAGCCGCGAACTGGCCACCGAGGTCGGCGCGCACGGGGTGCGTGTGGTCTGCGTCCTTCCCGGCTTCGTCGTCACTGACGGCGCCACCGCCCACCTCCGGCACATGGCCGAGGCGCAGGGCGTGACCACCGAGGAAGTCACGCAGCAGATCGTGGACCACCTGAAGGTCCCCATGGGCCGCCCCGGAGATCCCGAAGACGTCGCCGAGATGATCGCCTTCCTCGCCTCCGGCCGCGCGAAATGGCTCACCGG
Coding sequences within:
- a CDS encoding oxidoreductase encodes the protein MPNTDEGLDGLRVLVTGGSRGLGAATVRRFVAAGATVLTASRSRPEEGGGATFVPADLSTQQGVAELGRRVVEQVGGVDVLVNNAGAASAPAPTLSRSDASWQADLEMNLLSAVRLDRALVPGMVERGSGVVVHVSSIASQLPQRTEASYAAAKAALNTYSRELATEVGAHGVRVVCVLPGFVVTDGATAHLRHMAEAQGVTTEEVTQQIVDHLKVPMGRPGDPEDVAEMIAFLASGRAKWLTGAQFRVDGGIIPTV